Proteins from a genomic interval of Microbacterium abyssi:
- the pstB gene encoding phosphate ABC transporter ATP-binding protein PstB → MSKSIEVNDLNVFYGDFLAVEGVSLDIQPRSVTAFIGPSGCGKSTFLRTLNRMHEVIPGARVQGEVLLDGKDLYGPGVDPVLVRRQVGMVFQRPNPFPTMSIKENVLAGVKLNNTRMSKGDQDALVERALTGANLWNEVKDRLDRPGSGLSGGQQQRLCIARAIAVEPQVILMDEPCSALDPISTYAIEELIGELKNQYTVVIVTHNMQQASRVSDKTAFFNIAGTGKPGKLIEYDDTTTIFTTPSVQATEDYVSGRFG, encoded by the coding sequence ATGTCCAAGAGCATCGAAGTCAACGACCTCAACGTCTTCTACGGCGACTTCCTCGCCGTGGAGGGCGTCTCCCTCGACATCCAGCCGCGCAGCGTGACCGCGTTCATCGGCCCGTCCGGCTGCGGAAAGTCCACATTCCTGCGCACCCTGAACCGCATGCACGAGGTCATTCCCGGCGCGCGCGTGCAGGGCGAAGTGCTTCTCGACGGAAAGGACCTGTACGGCCCGGGTGTGGACCCCGTGCTGGTGCGCCGACAGGTGGGCATGGTGTTCCAGCGCCCGAACCCGTTCCCGACGATGTCGATCAAGGAGAACGTGCTGGCCGGCGTCAAGCTCAATAACACCCGCATGTCCAAGGGCGATCAGGACGCTCTGGTCGAACGTGCTTTGACCGGCGCGAACCTGTGGAACGAGGTCAAGGACCGCCTCGACCGTCCCGGCTCCGGACTCTCCGGCGGTCAGCAGCAGCGTCTGTGCATCGCGCGTGCGATCGCGGTCGAGCCCCAGGTCATCCTGATGGACGAGCCCTGCTCCGCCCTCGACCCGATCTCGACCTACGCGATCGAGGAGCTGATCGGCGAGCTGAAGAACCAGTACACGGTTGTCATCGTGACGCACAACATGCAGCAGGCCAGCCGCGTGTCCGACAAGACCGCGTTCTTCAACATCGCCGGCACCGGCAAGCCGGGCAAGCTCATCGAGTACGACGACACCACCACGATCTTCACCACGCCTTCGGTGCAGGCGACTGAGGACTACGTCTCCGGCCGCTTCGGCTGA
- the pstA gene encoding phosphate ABC transporter permease PstA, which produces MTVLNSPAPSLTSGKLPKWAPWALLLASFTISFAVFAVASIGQDLANFNIVGASIVGILLYMVLITIISAIAESRRKAVDRLMTALVATAFLIALMPLVSLLWTVAANGIHRFDAEFFSYSMRNIVGEGGGIVHAIWGTVLITLTAAVISVPIGLMTSIYLVEYGRGKLAKGITFFVDVMTGIPSIVAGLFIYAVFSLLIRPGISMGVMGALALAVLMTPVVVRGSEELLRIVPNELREAAYALGVPKWLTILKVVLPTSIAGIMTSVMLSISRVIGETAPLLLTAGFTLSLNTNIFSGQMMTLPVFAYNQYMNQGTNPDAALDRAWASALTLILIVMVLNLLARLIAKWFAPKTSGR; this is translated from the coding sequence ATGACCGTCCTCAACTCGCCTGCCCCGTCGCTCACCTCCGGGAAGTTGCCCAAGTGGGCGCCATGGGCCCTGCTACTGGCATCCTTCACGATCTCGTTCGCGGTGTTCGCCGTCGCGAGCATCGGCCAGGATCTCGCGAACTTCAACATCGTGGGAGCGTCGATCGTCGGCATCTTGCTCTACATGGTGCTGATCACGATCATCTCCGCGATTGCGGAGAGCCGACGCAAGGCCGTCGACCGCCTGATGACGGCGCTGGTGGCGACGGCGTTCCTCATCGCCCTGATGCCGCTCGTCTCGCTGCTTTGGACGGTCGCAGCCAACGGGATCCACCGATTCGACGCCGAGTTCTTCAGCTACTCGATGCGCAACATCGTCGGCGAGGGCGGCGGCATCGTGCACGCGATCTGGGGCACCGTCCTGATCACGCTCACGGCCGCAGTCATCTCGGTGCCGATCGGCCTCATGACCTCGATCTACCTGGTGGAGTACGGCCGCGGCAAGCTCGCCAAGGGCATCACATTCTTCGTCGACGTCATGACCGGCATCCCCTCGATCGTCGCCGGTCTGTTCATCTACGCCGTGTTCTCGCTGCTGATCCGACCGGGGATCTCGATGGGCGTCATGGGAGCTCTCGCCCTGGCTGTGCTCATGACGCCGGTCGTCGTGCGCGGCAGCGAGGAGCTGCTTCGCATCGTGCCGAACGAGCTACGCGAGGCCGCTTATGCTCTCGGCGTGCCGAAGTGGCTGACGATCCTCAAGGTCGTGCTGCCGACATCGATCGCCGGAATCATGACCTCGGTGATGCTGTCGATCTCGCGCGTCATCGGCGAGACCGCTCCCCTGCTGCTCACAGCCGGATTCACGCTGAGCTTGAACACGAACATCTTCAGCGGTCAGATGATGACGCTACCCGTTTTCGCCTACAACCAGTACATGAACCAGGGCACAAACCCTGACGCTGCGCTCGATCGCGCCTGGGCGTCCGCGCTCACCCTGATCCTGATCGTCATGGTGCTGAACCTGCTCGCGCGTCTGATCGCGAAGTGGTTCGCCCCGAAGACCTCCGGCCGCTGA
- a CDS encoding aminodeoxychorismate lyase, translating to MPQRFALIIDPVEASEERADFSGTFTVVDAAAPALSVGELSTQRGDGVFESIGVIDGHAQEVVPHLERLANSARICDLPVPNQEQWRQAVAVAAAECPAGEAVIKLILSRGVEHGPTPTAWVTAAPASDFSNVRANGVKVVTLDRGHPLDVAERAPWLLLGAKTLSYAVNMAALREANRRGADDAVFLSSDGYVLEAPTASLILRFGDRFVTPAPTGGILHGTTQLSVYDYLSGRGFDTGYDRIPASDLPRAEAAWLVSSIRLAVPVTAVDGTSLRVDHGLTTELNGYLLSPRN from the coding sequence ATGCCACAGCGTTTCGCCCTGATCATCGATCCCGTGGAGGCCTCCGAGGAGCGGGCCGACTTCTCCGGCACGTTCACGGTCGTGGATGCCGCCGCTCCCGCGCTGAGCGTGGGAGAGCTGAGCACGCAGCGCGGTGACGGCGTGTTCGAGTCGATCGGTGTGATCGACGGGCACGCGCAGGAGGTCGTGCCGCACCTGGAGCGCCTGGCGAACTCTGCGCGGATCTGCGACCTTCCCGTGCCGAACCAGGAGCAGTGGCGTCAGGCCGTCGCCGTCGCGGCGGCCGAGTGCCCGGCCGGTGAGGCGGTCATCAAGCTCATCCTCAGCAGGGGAGTCGAGCACGGGCCGACTCCGACGGCGTGGGTGACGGCGGCACCGGCATCCGACTTCTCGAACGTGCGCGCGAACGGCGTCAAGGTGGTGACACTCGACCGCGGGCACCCGCTCGACGTCGCCGAACGTGCGCCCTGGCTACTGTTGGGTGCGAAGACGCTGTCGTACGCGGTGAACATGGCGGCGCTGCGCGAGGCGAACCGCCGCGGGGCGGACGACGCCGTGTTCCTCTCCAGCGACGGGTACGTGCTGGAGGCGCCGACGGCCTCGCTCATCCTCCGGTTCGGCGACCGTTTCGTCACGCCGGCGCCGACCGGCGGCATCCTGCACGGCACGACGCAGTTGAGCGTGTACGACTACCTCTCCGGTCGCGGCTTCGACACCGGGTACGACCGCATCCCGGCATCCGATCTCCCTCGCGCCGAGGCGGCGTGGCTGGTCTCCAGCATCCGCCTCGCCGTCCCCGTCACCGCCGTCGACGGCACGTCCCTGCGCGTCGACCACGGCCTCACAACCGAGCTGAACGGGTATCTCCTCTCGCCGCGCAACTGA
- a CDS encoding RNA degradosome polyphosphate kinase: protein MIDAAITDAGLGDAEDDDFDAVEAPDSLLPDHRYHDREISWLAFNQRVLELAEDPTLPELERSNFLAIFASNLDEFFMVRVAGLKRRIVTGLAVPTNVGRAPSDVLADISREAHALQLRHAQAWTDLVRPALADAGIEITDWDRLGEPEQAALTEYFQLHVFPVLMPLAVDPAHPFPYISGLSLNLAIRIRNARTGRQEFARLKVPPMLPRLVEVPGTSEIARYLPLEDLISNHLNDLFPGMEVLDHHAFRLTRNEDVEIEEDESENLIQALEAELLRRRFGPPIRLEIADDMDEVTLDLLIKELDITDQEVYRLPSPLDLRGLFSLSKVNRPDLRYPPHLPTTAVAFQPTGSSNRADIFAAIRKNDVLVHHPYESFATSVQAFLEQAARDPQVLAIKQTLYRTSGDSPVVQALIDAAEAGKQVLALVEVKARFDEANNIVWARKLEKAGVHVVYGLVGLKTHCKLALVIREEEGQLRHYSHVGTGNYNPKTSRIYEDFGLFTADAQVGKDLTRLFNELSGYAIEKKFKRLLVAPLHLRKGLLRHIDNERKNADAGKPAHIRIKVNSMVDEEIIDALYRASRAGVKVDIWVRGICSIKTDLPGISDNITVRSILGRYLEHSRIFAFENDGDPQVFIGSADMMHRNLDRRVEALVRVTDGRHVKELLEFFDLAMNDGTSSWHLGAGGVWERHSVDAEGKPLVDLQDRTMNQIRRRRRSRSVR, encoded by the coding sequence ATGATCGATGCCGCAATCACCGACGCCGGCCTGGGCGATGCAGAGGACGACGACTTCGACGCCGTCGAGGCGCCCGACTCGCTGCTGCCGGATCACCGGTATCACGACAGGGAGATCAGCTGGCTGGCGTTCAACCAGCGCGTGCTCGAGCTGGCGGAGGACCCGACACTGCCGGAACTGGAGCGCTCGAACTTCCTGGCGATCTTCGCCAGCAACCTCGACGAGTTCTTCATGGTCCGCGTGGCCGGCCTCAAACGCCGCATCGTCACCGGCCTCGCCGTGCCGACCAACGTGGGTCGCGCTCCGTCGGACGTGCTCGCCGACATCTCGCGCGAGGCGCACGCCCTGCAGCTGCGACATGCGCAGGCGTGGACCGACCTGGTCCGTCCCGCGCTCGCGGACGCCGGCATCGAGATCACCGACTGGGATCGGCTCGGTGAACCGGAGCAGGCCGCTCTCACCGAGTACTTCCAGTTGCACGTGTTCCCCGTGCTCATGCCGCTCGCGGTCGACCCCGCGCACCCCTTCCCCTACATCTCCGGCCTCTCGCTGAATCTCGCGATCCGCATCCGCAACGCCCGCACCGGTAGGCAGGAGTTCGCGCGGCTGAAGGTGCCGCCGATGCTGCCGAGGCTCGTCGAGGTGCCCGGCACGAGCGAGATCGCGCGCTACCTGCCGCTCGAGGATCTGATCTCGAACCACCTGAACGACCTCTTCCCCGGCATGGAGGTGCTCGATCATCATGCGTTCCGCCTCACTCGCAACGAAGACGTAGAGATCGAGGAGGACGAGAGCGAGAACCTCATCCAGGCGCTCGAGGCCGAGCTGCTGCGAAGGCGATTCGGTCCGCCGATCCGTCTCGAGATCGCCGATGACATGGACGAGGTCACGCTCGACCTGCTCATCAAGGAGCTCGATATCACCGATCAGGAGGTGTACCGGCTGCCGAGTCCGCTGGACCTGCGCGGCCTCTTCTCCCTGTCGAAGGTGAACCGCCCCGATCTGCGCTATCCGCCCCACCTGCCCACGACCGCGGTCGCGTTCCAGCCGACCGGTTCGAGCAACAGGGCCGACATCTTCGCGGCGATCCGCAAGAACGACGTTCTGGTGCACCACCCCTACGAGTCCTTCGCCACGAGCGTGCAGGCGTTCCTCGAGCAGGCCGCCCGAGACCCGCAGGTGCTCGCGATCAAGCAGACCCTGTACCGCACCTCCGGCGACAGCCCTGTCGTGCAGGCGCTGATCGACGCGGCGGAGGCGGGCAAGCAGGTCCTCGCGCTGGTCGAGGTGAAGGCGCGCTTCGACGAGGCGAACAACATCGTCTGGGCGCGAAAGCTCGAAAAGGCCGGTGTGCACGTCGTGTACGGCCTGGTCGGTCTGAAGACGCACTGCAAGCTCGCCCTCGTGATCCGTGAGGAGGAGGGCCAGCTGCGCCATTACTCGCACGTCGGCACCGGTAACTACAACCCGAAGACCAGCCGCATCTACGAGGACTTCGGGCTGTTCACCGCGGACGCGCAGGTCGGCAAGGATCTCACGCGGCTGTTCAATGAGCTCTCCGGCTACGCGATCGAGAAGAAGTTCAAGCGTCTCCTCGTCGCCCCGCTGCACCTGCGGAAGGGGCTGCTGCGCCACATCGACAACGAGCGCAAGAACGCCGACGCCGGTAAGCCGGCGCACATCCGCATCAAGGTGAACTCGATGGTCGACGAGGAGATCATCGACGCGCTCTACCGCGCCAGCCGGGCAGGTGTGAAGGTCGACATCTGGGTGCGCGGCATCTGCAGCATCAAGACCGACCTTCCCGGCATCAGCGACAACATCACGGTCCGCAGCATCCTGGGCCGCTATCTCGAGCATTCCCGGATCTTCGCGTTCGAGAACGACGGCGACCCTCAGGTGTTCATCGGCAGCGCCGACATGATGCACCGTAACCTCGACCGCCGCGTCGAGGCGCTGGTGCGCGTCACGGACGGACGCCACGTCAAGGAGCTGCTCGAGTTCTTCGACCTGGCGATGAACGACGGGACGAGCAGCTGGCATCTCGGTGCCGGGGGCGTATGGGAACGACACTCCGTCGATGCCGAAGGCAAGCCGCTCGTGGATCTGCAGGATAGGACCATGAACCAGATCCGCCGCCGGCGACGCTCGCGGTCGGTGAGATGA
- the pstC gene encoding phosphate ABC transporter permease subunit PstC, translated as MTTTEQAQTEQAPQAPPAPIKAKQRLGDRVFSGTALGAGIVILVVLAAVATFLVIQSVPAFQLDTSDNHILNGESFWTYVWPLVFGTLWASFMALVIAAPISIGIALFISHYAPRRLASFLGYIIDLLAAVPSVVFGLWGGLVLAPLLQPIYAWLNENANWVPFFQGQVSSTGKTIMTAALVLAVMCIPIMTAICREVFLQTPKLHEEAALALGATRWEMVRMAVLPFARGGMVSAAMLALGRALGETMAVTMVLSPSAVVSFLVLTATNPTPIPANIALAFPEAHGTGVNTLVATGLILFIVTFAVNALARWIVARRAEFSGAN; from the coding sequence ATGACCACGACCGAACAGGCACAGACCGAGCAGGCGCCGCAAGCGCCGCCCGCACCGATCAAGGCGAAACAACGACTGGGCGACCGCGTCTTCTCCGGTACGGCTCTCGGCGCCGGGATCGTCATCCTCGTCGTGCTCGCTGCGGTCGCCACGTTCCTCGTCATCCAGAGCGTCCCTGCGTTCCAGCTCGACACGAGCGACAACCACATCCTGAACGGCGAGTCATTCTGGACCTACGTCTGGCCGCTCGTGTTCGGCACGCTGTGGGCCTCTTTCATGGCGCTGGTCATCGCCGCCCCGATCTCTATCGGCATCGCGCTGTTCATCTCCCATTACGCGCCACGCAGGCTCGCCTCTTTCCTCGGCTACATCATCGATCTGCTCGCCGCGGTCCCCTCGGTAGTCTTCGGCCTGTGGGGTGGGCTGGTGCTCGCGCCGCTCCTGCAGCCGATCTACGCGTGGTTGAACGAGAACGCCAACTGGGTCCCCTTCTTCCAGGGGCAGGTCTCCTCGACCGGTAAGACGATCATGACCGCGGCCCTGGTGCTCGCTGTGATGTGCATCCCGATCATGACGGCGATCTGCCGCGAGGTGTTCCTGCAGACGCCGAAGCTTCACGAGGAGGCAGCTCTGGCTCTCGGCGCCACCCGCTGGGAGATGGTGCGCATGGCTGTGCTGCCCTTCGCCCGCGGCGGGATGGTCTCCGCGGCGATGCTAGCCCTCGGCCGTGCCCTCGGTGAGACGATGGCCGTCACGATGGTGCTCTCACCATCCGCCGTCGTGAGCTTCCTGGTGCTGACCGCGACGAACCCCACGCCGATTCCCGCGAACATCGCGCTCGCCTTCCCCGAAGCACACGGCACCGGAGTCAACACGCTTGTCGCGACCGGCCTCATCCTGTTCATCGTGACCTTCGCGGTCAATGCGTTGGCGCGTTGGATCGTCGCCCGGCGCGCTGAGTTCTCGGGGGCGAACTGA
- a CDS encoding phosphate ABC transporter substrate-binding protein PstS: MKISRIARISAIGAVAALALAGCAANEDGAGGSSEEPTTSTLSGTLDATGASSQTAAQEAWVAGFQTANPDVTINYEPTGSGTGRENFLEGGSNFIGSDRAFNADEIAAGGFGACTTDDIVEIPVYISPVAVAFNLEGVDTLNLDAATIASIFAGTITNWNDSAIATLNPDATLPDLAISPVHRSDPSGTQETFTNYLAATAPEIWTYEVSDEWPIEGGEAAQGTSGVVQAITAGNGAIGFADASQVGDLGQVHVGVGGEYVPYSAEAASQLVEGASLEDGRGEGDLAFDVDPAAAADGAYPIALVSYLIGCEQYEDANVAELVKEYFTYVASAEGQDAAAENAGNAPISDGLREKVNAAIDLIQVG; encoded by the coding sequence GTGAAGATCTCCCGAATCGCTCGAATCAGCGCCATCGGCGCCGTCGCCGCTCTCGCTCTCGCCGGCTGTGCCGCGAACGAAGACGGCGCCGGCGGCTCCTCCGAGGAGCCCACCACGTCCACTCTGTCCGGCACGCTCGACGCCACCGGCGCGTCTTCGCAGACTGCTGCGCAGGAGGCATGGGTCGCCGGGTTCCAGACCGCCAACCCCGATGTGACGATCAACTACGAGCCCACCGGCTCCGGGACAGGCCGTGAGAACTTCCTCGAGGGCGGCAGCAACTTCATCGGCTCCGACCGCGCGTTCAACGCCGACGAGATCGCCGCCGGTGGTTTCGGCGCCTGCACCACTGACGACATCGTCGAGATTCCCGTGTACATCTCGCCGGTCGCCGTGGCGTTCAACCTCGAGGGCGTCGACACGCTGAACCTGGATGCCGCCACCATCGCGAGTATCTTCGCCGGCACGATCACCAACTGGAACGACTCCGCGATCGCGACGCTCAACCCGGATGCCACGCTCCCCGACCTGGCGATCTCGCCGGTCCACCGCTCGGACCCGTCGGGCACGCAGGAGACCTTCACCAATTACCTCGCGGCGACCGCTCCCGAGATCTGGACCTACGAGGTCTCGGACGAGTGGCCCATCGAGGGCGGCGAAGCCGCTCAGGGCACGTCCGGCGTCGTCCAGGCCATCACAGCGGGCAACGGCGCGATCGGCTTCGCCGACGCCTCCCAGGTCGGCGACCTCGGCCAGGTGCACGTCGGCGTAGGTGGCGAGTACGTCCCGTACTCAGCCGAGGCGGCATCGCAGCTCGTCGAGGGTGCATCGCTCGAGGACGGCCGTGGCGAGGGCGACCTCGCGTTCGATGTCGATCCCGCTGCTGCCGCAGATGGCGCCTACCCGATCGCCCTGGTCAGCTACCTGATCGGCTGCGAGCAGTACGAGGACGCGAACGTCGCCGAACTCGTCAAGGAGTACTTCACCTACGTGGCCAGCGCCGAGGGCCAGGACGCCGCCGCCGAGAACGCCGGAAACGCGCCCATCTCGGACGGCCTGCGCGAGAAGGTCAACGCCGCCATCGACCTCATCCAGGTCGGCTGA
- a CDS encoding winged helix-turn-helix transcriptional regulator produces the protein MASILVLTPAPSEQVLPALELLSHQVRQIPAEPAQLVTAPECDIVIIDARFDLAGAKSLCKLLRTTGQDSPLLLVVTEGGMTAVSGEWGIDDVLLSDAGPAETDARIRLAIARAESTAAPARVQASGITIDEQSYSAKLHGRPLDLTYKEFQLLHFLATHPSRVFTREQLLSEVWGYDYFGGTRTVDVHVRRLRAKLGDQEQIIGTVRNVGYRFNVYDDEQLAAVER, from the coding sequence GTGGCATCGATCCTGGTTCTGACCCCGGCCCCCTCGGAGCAGGTGCTGCCCGCGCTGGAGCTCCTCAGCCACCAGGTGCGTCAGATCCCCGCGGAACCCGCCCAGCTGGTCACGGCCCCTGAGTGCGACATCGTCATCATCGACGCGCGGTTCGACCTCGCCGGCGCGAAGTCGCTGTGCAAACTGCTGCGCACCACCGGACAGGATTCCCCGCTCCTGCTCGTCGTGACCGAGGGCGGCATGACCGCCGTGTCCGGCGAGTGGGGAATCGACGACGTCCTCCTCTCCGACGCGGGTCCGGCCGAGACCGACGCGCGGATCCGTCTGGCCATCGCGCGCGCCGAATCGACCGCCGCGCCCGCTCGGGTGCAGGCATCCGGGATCACGATCGACGAGCAGTCGTATTCGGCGAAGCTGCACGGCCGTCCGCTGGATCTGACGTACAAGGAGTTTCAGCTGCTGCACTTCCTGGCGACGCACCCCTCTCGTGTGTTCACCCGCGAGCAGCTGCTCAGCGAGGTCTGGGGCTACGACTACTTCGGCGGCACGCGCACGGTCGACGTGCACGTGCGACGCCTGCGCGCCAAGCTCGGCGACCAGGAGCAGATCATCGGCACCGTGCGCAACGTCGGGTACCGGTTCAACGTCTACGACGACGAGCAGCTCGCCGCAGTGGAGCGCTGA
- a CDS encoding long-chain-fatty-acid--CoA ligase, with amino-acid sequence MSGTPYDSRPWLTSYAEGVPHEIDAPTQTLPEMIATSARSFGRRPALEFFGAVTTYRQLGEQIERAAEGLRLLGVKKGDRVALVLPNCPQHVIAFYAALRLGAIVVEHNPLYTARELRHQFEDHGARFAIVWDKSFDTIAGFPADLELERVIRVDITEALPFAKRLALRLPLKKARASRARLTETPKTKHPLTWRKLVDHRRVPRRIAGPALGDTALLQYTSGTTGSPKGAILTHSNLRANAMQGRAWVPGLVDGKETFYAVLPLFHAYGMTLCLTFAMSIGAKLVLFPAFDLELVTDAARTSPPTFLPAVPPIYDQLARAASRGTIDLSSIRFAISGAMSLPLATVRAWEDATGGILVEGYGMTESSPVALGNPMGRTRRPGTVGVPFPSTEIRIVDPHDPSVDLPLGERGELLIRGPQVFQGYWARPGDTAASLLADGWLRTGDIAEVSSDGFVTIVDRLKELIITGGFNVSPSEVEDALEAHPDVAAAAVVGLPRSSGGEDVAAAVVLREGAVFDAGALRDFCRTRLTAYKVPRRVIAVDDLPRSLIGKVLRREVRESMLSA; translated from the coding sequence ATGTCCGGCACCCCGTACGACTCGCGGCCATGGCTCACGTCCTACGCCGAAGGCGTTCCGCACGAGATAGACGCGCCGACGCAGACGCTGCCGGAGATGATCGCGACGAGCGCCAGATCGTTCGGGCGTCGGCCCGCACTCGAGTTCTTCGGCGCTGTCACGACCTACCGGCAGCTGGGGGAGCAGATCGAGCGTGCAGCAGAGGGATTGCGGCTTCTGGGCGTGAAGAAGGGCGATCGAGTCGCCCTGGTGCTGCCCAACTGCCCACAGCATGTCATCGCCTTCTATGCGGCGCTGCGCCTCGGCGCGATCGTCGTAGAGCACAATCCGCTCTACACCGCTCGGGAGCTGCGGCACCAGTTCGAAGATCACGGGGCTCGATTCGCCATCGTCTGGGACAAGAGCTTCGATACGATCGCCGGATTCCCGGCCGACCTTGAGCTCGAACGCGTCATCCGCGTCGACATTACCGAGGCGCTGCCGTTCGCCAAGCGGCTGGCACTGCGCCTGCCGCTGAAGAAGGCGCGTGCGTCGAGGGCGAGGCTGACCGAGACACCCAAGACGAAGCATCCGCTGACCTGGAGGAAGTTGGTCGACCACCGTCGTGTTCCGCGTCGGATCGCCGGCCCGGCCCTCGGGGACACTGCACTGCTGCAGTACACGAGCGGCACCACAGGAAGCCCGAAGGGCGCGATCCTCACCCACTCGAACCTGCGCGCGAACGCCATGCAGGGGCGCGCCTGGGTGCCGGGACTCGTCGACGGGAAGGAGACGTTCTATGCGGTGCTGCCGCTGTTCCACGCCTACGGCATGACGCTGTGCCTCACCTTCGCCATGAGCATCGGCGCGAAGCTCGTGCTGTTTCCTGCCTTCGATCTCGAGCTGGTGACCGATGCCGCTCGCACGAGCCCTCCCACGTTCCTGCCCGCCGTACCGCCGATATACGACCAGCTCGCCCGCGCGGCATCGCGTGGAACCATCGACCTCTCCAGCATCCGGTTCGCCATCTCGGGCGCGATGAGCCTGCCGCTCGCAACCGTCCGCGCCTGGGAGGATGCGACGGGAGGCATCCTCGTCGAGGGGTACGGCATGACGGAGAGTTCGCCGGTGGCGCTCGGCAACCCGATGGGCAGGACGCGACGACCCGGCACCGTCGGCGTTCCCTTCCCAAGCACCGAGATCCGCATCGTCGATCCGCACGATCCGTCCGTCGATCTGCCTCTGGGCGAGCGCGGCGAACTCCTCATCCGCGGGCCTCAGGTCTTCCAGGGCTACTGGGCGCGTCCAGGCGACACCGCGGCCTCTCTGCTTGCCGACGGCTGGCTGCGGACCGGTGACATCGCAGAAGTCTCTTCGGATGGGTTTGTGACGATCGTCGATCGACTGAAGGAGCTCATCATCACCGGCGGGTTCAATGTGTCGCCCAGCGAGGTCGAGGACGCGCTCGAAGCACACCCGGATGTCGCTGCTGCTGCGGTCGTCGGCCTTCCGCGATCGAGTGGCGGCGAAGACGTCGCAGCGGCCGTCGTGCTCCGGGAAGGGGCCGTGTTCGATGCCGGCGCGCTGCGGGACTTCTGCCGGACGAGACTCACCGCATACAAGGTGCCCAGGCGCGTCATAGCTGTGGACGACCTGCCTCGGTCGCTCATCGGCAAGGTGCTGAGGCGCGAGGTGCGCGAGAGCATGCTCTCCGCGTAG
- a CDS encoding NUDIX hydrolase encodes MTQGAVEVVRDDKAVYAAGAVVWRIVDGKLRILLIHRTKYRDVTLPKGKVDPGEMLAQTAVREVHEETGIRVNLGVPVGVSRYFMRAKRQKVVHYWAAEATEDAIRRSAFVPNQEIAALEWVGLKKARKTLSYPIDLEILDEFERLVDDGVLRTFPIVALRHAKAVSRTEWDRSDATRPLAERGLLQARAIVAPLRAFGIRKIVTSDAVRCVQTVTPLAHALGRTPVETALVGQDAWEEGVSDVRTVVGKRVRSGKPAVICSHGPVLPGILSELALATGTMHGSYLGSASALEVAAFSVVHLSATNPGSGIISIETHVPKV; translated from the coding sequence ATGACGCAGGGGGCAGTCGAGGTCGTGCGAGACGACAAGGCGGTCTATGCCGCCGGCGCCGTGGTGTGGCGAATCGTCGACGGCAAGCTGCGGATCCTCCTCATCCACCGCACCAAGTACCGCGACGTCACCCTGCCCAAGGGAAAGGTCGATCCGGGTGAGATGCTCGCCCAGACCGCAGTGCGCGAGGTCCACGAGGAGACCGGCATCCGGGTGAATCTCGGCGTTCCCGTCGGCGTCAGCCGCTACTTCATGCGCGCGAAGCGTCAGAAGGTCGTGCACTACTGGGCTGCCGAAGCCACGGAAGACGCGATCCGCCGCTCCGCTTTCGTCCCAAATCAGGAGATCGCCGCCCTGGAGTGGGTGGGCCTGAAGAAGGCGCGCAAGACCCTCAGCTACCCCATCGACCTGGAGATCCTCGACGAGTTCGAGAGACTCGTCGACGACGGAGTGCTGCGCACCTTCCCGATTGTGGCGCTGCGTCATGCGAAGGCCGTGTCGCGCACCGAGTGGGATCGATCGGATGCCACGCGTCCGCTCGCCGAGCGCGGGCTCCTGCAGGCGCGCGCGATCGTCGCGCCACTGCGCGCGTTCGGCATCCGGAAGATCGTCACCAGCGATGCCGTGCGGTGCGTGCAGACCGTCACACCGCTCGCGCACGCCCTCGGACGGACACCGGTCGAGACCGCGCTCGTCGGCCAGGATGCCTGGGAGGAAGGCGTGTCCGACGTGAGAACCGTCGTGGGCAAGCGCGTGCGCTCCGGCAAGCCGGCGGTCATCTGCAGCCATGGGCCCGTGCTGCCCGGCATCCTGTCCGAGCTCGCGCTCGCGACCGGCACGATGCACGGCTCGTATCTCGGCAGCGCCTCGGCGCTGGAGGTCGCCGCATTCTCCGTCGTGCATCTGTCAGCGACCAATCCCGGCTCCGGAATCATCTCGATCGAGACGCACGTCCCGAAGGTCTGA